One Streptomyces sp. CNQ-509 DNA window includes the following coding sequences:
- a CDS encoding phosphodiester glycosidase family protein, with product MDIASVSRPVAPGMELTSFERLETDKWLKADALSVDLGAGTRVDYLGGKVSERASVSQLAAEHDPGPGRTTVAAINADFFDINETGAPLGPGVEEGRPTHSPAPGVSEAVGVGPDQAGRVLGLYFDGTLTLPDGAHPLGGHNAANVPADGIGAYNAQWGEADRAMTVDGATEVTEAAVRDGKVAEVTAGPGKGAIAEGTTVLVGRDTGAKILAQLRPGDAVQVEYDVRTDDGSSVPRTAVGGRGVLVEDGVPQDWEGRPNNTAAPRTAVGFSKDGGTMHVLTVDGRQADAGGVTLTQMAKMMDALGAYDALNLDGGGSSTLVARAPGSDERFVENSPSDGEEREVPNGLAFTAPGGSGTLKDFRVTTAADPALAPGVDPVPGGHPDRVFPGLTRELDAAGYDETYGPAPGRPSWSSNRGDVGGVDGDGTFTARRGGTAKVTARRGGAAGSIELTVLDRLERITPTSERVGLAAPGDAAAFGIVGRDAHGASAPVDPADVRLDYDRTLFDVAPDERSGGFTVRARTTEPTASGVLKATVQGKVTHVALTVGLTESVLADFGNAADWKFSTARATGSLAPEPAGHTGAGMKITYDFSQSTATRAAYVTPPQRIEIPGQPLSFGLWIKGDGKGAWPSLQLKDGAGADLILRGDYVTWQGWKQVVFQVPEGTQYPLSVFRFYLAEAKPASQYSSEVVIDELTAQSPPEADLPRTAAHRDPLIDSGAGTAGRDWRYAVMSDAQFVAREPDSALVRQTRRTLQEIRAARPDFLVINGDLVDEGSPADLTFARGILEEELGDAVPWYYVPGNHEVMGGSVANFVAEFGPAQRTFDHKGTRFLTLDTSSLTLRGGGYPQIAEMKRQLEAAAEDPSVRSVTVIQHVPPRDPTAQRASQLSDRKEARVLEDWLADFRARTGKGAAFVGGHVGTFHAEHVDGVPYLINGNSGKAPATPPGEGGFSGWSLIGVDQVTAGEQQEARRAPYRGLPDWVSVQTRPHVDGLAVTAPEEVRVGRSAAATAAVAQGTRQVPVAWPVSADWSGTDRLHIGPPREADRSDIAAYDPATGEVTGLRPGTVTLTVTVNGVTQGDRVTVTR from the coding sequence ATGGACATCGCCTCCGTCTCCCGGCCCGTCGCCCCCGGCATGGAACTGACCTCCTTCGAGCGGCTGGAGACCGACAAGTGGCTCAAGGCCGACGCGCTCAGCGTCGACCTGGGGGCCGGCACCCGCGTCGACTACCTCGGCGGCAAGGTCTCCGAGCGCGCCTCCGTCTCCCAGCTCGCCGCCGAGCACGACCCCGGCCCCGGCCGCACCACCGTGGCCGCCATCAACGCCGACTTCTTCGACATCAACGAGACCGGCGCCCCCCTCGGCCCCGGTGTCGAGGAGGGCCGCCCGACGCACTCGCCCGCGCCGGGCGTCTCCGAGGCGGTCGGCGTCGGCCCCGACCAGGCGGGCCGCGTGCTCGGCCTCTACTTCGACGGCACCCTCACCCTCCCGGACGGCGCACACCCGCTCGGCGGCCACAACGCCGCCAACGTCCCCGCGGACGGCATCGGCGCGTACAACGCCCAGTGGGGCGAGGCCGACCGCGCCATGACCGTCGACGGCGCCACCGAGGTCACCGAGGCCGCCGTGCGGGACGGCAAGGTCGCCGAGGTGACCGCCGGGCCGGGGAAGGGCGCGATAGCCGAAGGCACCACGGTGCTCGTCGGCCGCGACACCGGCGCCAAGATCCTCGCCCAACTGCGGCCGGGCGACGCGGTGCAGGTGGAGTACGACGTCCGCACCGACGACGGCAGCTCCGTGCCCCGTACCGCGGTCGGCGGCCGCGGCGTCCTCGTCGAGGACGGCGTGCCGCAGGACTGGGAGGGCCGGCCGAACAACACCGCCGCCCCGCGCACCGCGGTCGGCTTCTCCAAGGACGGCGGCACCATGCACGTGCTGACCGTCGACGGCCGCCAGGCGGACGCCGGCGGCGTCACGCTCACGCAGATGGCGAAGATGATGGACGCCCTCGGCGCGTACGACGCGCTGAACCTCGACGGCGGCGGCTCCTCCACCCTCGTCGCCCGCGCGCCCGGCTCCGACGAGCGGTTCGTGGAGAACTCCCCGTCCGACGGCGAGGAGCGGGAGGTCCCCAACGGCCTGGCGTTCACCGCCCCCGGTGGCAGCGGCACGCTCAAGGACTTCCGCGTCACCACCGCCGCGGACCCCGCGCTCGCGCCCGGGGTCGACCCGGTGCCCGGCGGCCACCCCGACCGGGTCTTCCCGGGCCTGACCCGCGAGCTCGACGCCGCCGGCTACGACGAGACGTACGGCCCCGCGCCCGGCCGCCCGTCGTGGTCCAGCAACCGGGGCGACGTCGGCGGCGTCGACGGCGACGGTACGTTCACCGCCCGCCGCGGCGGCACCGCGAAGGTCACCGCCCGGCGCGGCGGCGCGGCTGGGAGCATCGAACTGACCGTCCTGGACAGGCTGGAGCGGATCACGCCCACCAGCGAGCGCGTCGGCCTGGCCGCCCCCGGGGACGCGGCGGCCTTCGGCATCGTCGGCCGCGACGCCCACGGTGCCAGCGCCCCCGTCGACCCCGCCGACGTACGCCTCGACTACGACCGCACACTGTTCGACGTCGCCCCGGACGAACGCAGCGGCGGCTTCACCGTACGGGCCCGCACCACCGAGCCGACGGCCTCCGGCGTGCTCAAGGCGACCGTGCAGGGGAAGGTCACGCACGTCGCGCTCACCGTCGGCCTCACCGAAAGCGTGCTGGCGGACTTCGGGAACGCGGCCGACTGGAAGTTCTCCACCGCCCGCGCCACCGGCTCGCTCGCCCCGGAGCCCGCGGGCCACACGGGCGCCGGGATGAAGATCACGTACGACTTCTCCCAGTCCACCGCCACCCGCGCCGCCTACGTCACGCCGCCGCAGCGCATCGAGATCCCCGGCCAGCCGCTGAGCTTCGGGCTGTGGATCAAGGGCGACGGCAAGGGCGCCTGGCCGTCGCTCCAGCTCAAGGACGGTGCGGGCGCCGACCTGATACTCCGCGGCGACTACGTCACCTGGCAGGGCTGGAAGCAGGTGGTCTTCCAGGTGCCGGAGGGCACGCAGTACCCGCTGTCGGTCTTCCGCTTCTACCTCGCGGAGGCCAAGCCCGCCAGCCAGTACAGCAGCGAGGTCGTCATCGACGAGCTGACCGCGCAGAGCCCGCCCGAGGCCGACCTGCCGCGCACGGCGGCGCACCGCGATCCGCTGATCGACTCCGGTGCCGGGACGGCGGGCCGGGACTGGCGGTACGCGGTGATGTCCGACGCACAGTTCGTCGCCCGCGAGCCGGACAGCGCGCTCGTCCGGCAGACCCGGCGCACGCTGCAGGAGATCAGGGCGGCCCGGCCGGACTTCCTCGTCATCAACGGCGACCTGGTCGACGAGGGTTCGCCCGCGGACCTGACGTTCGCCCGCGGGATACTGGAGGAGGAGCTGGGCGACGCCGTGCCCTGGTACTACGTGCCGGGCAACCACGAGGTGATGGGCGGCTCCGTCGCCAACTTCGTCGCCGAATTCGGCCCCGCGCAGCGGACGTTCGACCACAAGGGCACCCGCTTCCTCACCCTCGACACCTCCTCGCTGACCCTCCGCGGCGGCGGCTACCCGCAGATCGCGGAGATGAAGCGGCAGTTGGAGGCGGCGGCGGAGGACCCGTCGGTGCGCTCGGTGACCGTGATCCAGCACGTCCCGCCGCGCGACCCGACCGCGCAGCGCGCCAGCCAGCTCAGTGACCGCAAGGAGGCGCGGGTGCTGGAGGACTGGCTGGCGGACTTCCGGGCCCGTACGGGCAAGGGCGCCGCGTTCGTCGGCGGGCACGTCGGCACGTTCCACGCCGAGCACGTCGACGGGGTGCCGTACCTGATCAACGGCAACTCCGGGAAGGCCCCGGCCACCCCGCCCGGCGAGGGCGGGTTCTCCGGCTGGTCGCTGATCGGCGTCGACCAGGTGACGGCCGGCGAGCAGCAGGAGGCGCGGCGCGCGCCGTACCGCGGACTGCCCGACTGGGTGTCCGTGCAGACCAGGCCGCACGTGGACGGGCTGGCGGTGA